CTCGAATTGTACGACCTGTATAAAGTACGTCATCCACCAAAATGACTTCGCGATCTGTCACATCAACAGAAATTAATGAAGTATCCTCACCACTCTTAACATCGTCGCGGAAAGGTTTAGTATCTAATTCTACAACAGGAACAGAGATATTTTCCAATTGTTCCAAGCGTTCTTGGATACGGTGAGCAATAAAGACACCACGTGTTTTGATACCCGCTAAAATGATTTTATTCAAATCTTTATTGCGTTCTATGATTTCATAAGTGATACGCGTAATTGCTCGCTTGACGGTTAATTCGTC
The window above is part of the Streptococcus sp. Marseille-Q6470 genome. Proteins encoded here:
- the pyrR gene encoding bifunctional pyr operon transcriptional regulator/uracil phosphoribosyltransferase PyrR, which translates into the protein MKTKEVVDELTVKRAITRITYEIIERNKDLNKIILAGIKTRGVFIAHRIQERLEQLENISVPVVELDTKPFRDDVKSGEDTSLISVDVTDREVILVDDVLYTGRTIRAAIDNIVGHGRPARVSLAVLVDRGHRELPIRPDYVGKNIPTSRSEEIIVEMTELDGQDRVLITEEA